From a single Gracilimonas sp. genomic region:
- a CDS encoding zinc-dependent metalloprotease — protein MKKILLFLSLIVLVPAWANAQKGDKDKKEEDKFTELTKDAEHIEGFFDLYKTDDALYLTVTEEQLNNDFLMNFEIEQGIGSSGLYGGTMLSVFEGLLVRLEKQEGKLMLVQKPHRYVAEEGTPEAVSVELGYGNSILETAKVETTNDDGVMLVNVYDWFVGDLSNIGQRVSFVVSSRPGQPGRASFDKSRSYLKAVKSFPMNTNVTAQLTFNNSELGGPRTVADSRYIPVSIHYTMAELPEEPMSPRMADDRTGFFMTVHKDFTDDDDDTFFKRYVNKWRLECDGAPGADGLCDPVEPITYYIDHTVPEAYREAMMEGVEEWSKAFEAAGFRDAVQAEMLPEGVEPEDIRYATLRWNVSDQPGYGAIGPSVVDPRTGEILDADILFEANMILGDKEEYREMVEPRAAIDEIYNVSAEEVAMSSRSEMKSFYTEMAMQLDMVKGLLVARGQIASNDPVPKEFTDQALRWVTMHEVGHTLGLRHNFRSSVDTPLDKLYDTEWTEENGVFSSTMDYPTVNLSPQGEDNDGHYYNTSVGSYDRWVISYGYTPDDEKAAEIARMAAQPGHAYGTDEDARGSGAIDPHVNVYDLGADPLAWGKGRAALLRDLIPEVPEIALADNMPYYEATDLFNTYFFQYVRALGPTVKYIGGQYQYRDHVGDPDARMPFVQIPLEKQQEALDMIIEYALAEDAFELPQEVYQQFGADRWSHWGNSNTYGGRIDYPLHQYLLGVQSSLLEALLDGTRLARIRDTEVKFGEENTITIPELMGTITNAVWSEVWAAPGSNISSNRRDVQRAYLDLMIEIVTDAPSDMPADARSVARAQLSDLNNRITRRLTPPYSFDAYTEAHLREVKARVDKALDAGLSLEN, from the coding sequence ATGAAGAAAATACTACTGTTCTTAAGCTTGATTGTTCTGGTTCCGGCATGGGCGAATGCTCAAAAAGGAGACAAGGACAAAAAAGAAGAAGACAAATTCACGGAACTAACCAAAGATGCCGAACATATTGAGGGTTTCTTTGATCTGTATAAAACAGATGATGCTCTGTACCTGACTGTTACTGAAGAGCAGCTAAATAATGACTTTCTCATGAATTTTGAAATTGAGCAAGGTATTGGTTCATCCGGATTATATGGCGGAACCATGCTGAGCGTGTTTGAGGGGTTACTTGTACGACTTGAAAAGCAGGAAGGAAAGTTGATGCTTGTTCAAAAACCACACCGTTATGTGGCTGAAGAAGGTACACCGGAAGCAGTATCGGTAGAATTGGGATATGGGAATTCAATTCTGGAAACCGCCAAGGTTGAAACAACCAATGATGACGGCGTAATGCTGGTAAATGTGTATGACTGGTTTGTAGGCGACCTTTCCAATATTGGACAGCGGGTGAGCTTTGTGGTTTCTTCACGACCGGGGCAGCCGGGACGTGCTTCTTTTGATAAATCGAGAAGCTACCTGAAAGCGGTTAAGTCATTCCCGATGAATACAAATGTGACCGCTCAGCTTACATTCAATAACAGCGAACTGGGAGGTCCGAGAACCGTAGCCGACAGCCGATATATCCCGGTATCCATTCATTATACCATGGCGGAACTTCCTGAAGAGCCCATGAGTCCGCGTATGGCCGATGACCGTACCGGTTTTTTTATGACGGTACATAAGGACTTTACCGACGATGACGATGATACTTTCTTCAAGCGATATGTGAACAAATGGAGACTGGAATGTGACGGAGCTCCCGGAGCAGACGGACTTTGCGATCCGGTTGAGCCCATCACCTACTATATCGACCACACAGTACCTGAAGCCTACCGGGAAGCTATGATGGAAGGGGTGGAAGAATGGTCGAAGGCATTTGAAGCTGCCGGTTTCCGAGATGCGGTTCAGGCCGAAATGTTGCCTGAAGGTGTTGAGCCGGAAGATATCCGCTATGCAACCCTGAGATGGAACGTGTCGGACCAGCCGGGGTACGGAGCCATTGGCCCTTCTGTGGTTGACCCAAGAACAGGAGAAATCCTGGATGCGGATATACTTTTTGAAGCCAACATGATTCTGGGCGACAAAGAAGAGTACCGCGAAATGGTAGAACCGAGAGCAGCCATTGATGAAATTTACAATGTGAGTGCTGAAGAAGTGGCGATGTCGAGCCGTTCAGAGATGAAGTCGTTTTACACGGAAATGGCCATGCAGCTTGATATGGTTAAAGGACTGCTGGTAGCCAGAGGACAAATTGCTTCCAACGACCCTGTTCCCAAGGAATTCACCGATCAGGCACTGCGATGGGTAACCATGCACGAAGTGGGGCATACGCTTGGCCTTCGTCACAATTTCCGCTCTTCCGTAGATACTCCTCTTGACAAACTATATGACACCGAATGGACTGAGGAAAATGGAGTTTTCAGTTCAACGATGGATTATCCAACGGTAAACTTGTCGCCACAGGGAGAAGACAATGATGGACATTACTATAACACCAGTGTAGGTTCTTATGACCGATGGGTAATCAGTTACGGGTACACGCCGGATGATGAGAAAGCAGCGGAAATTGCCCGAATGGCAGCTCAGCCGGGTCATGCCTACGGTACCGATGAAGATGCCCGTGGTTCAGGTGCAATAGATCCACATGTCAATGTTTATGATCTTGGAGCTGACCCACTTGCATGGGGTAAAGGACGTGCTGCCCTGCTGAGAGACCTTATTCCGGAAGTTCCGGAGATTGCGCTGGCAGACAACATGCCTTATTACGAGGCAACCGATTTGTTCAACACGTACTTCTTCCAGTATGTGAGAGCATTGGGCCCGACGGTGAAATATATTGGGGGCCAATACCAGTACAGAGACCATGTTGGAGATCCTGATGCGCGGATGCCATTTGTACAAATTCCACTGGAAAAACAGCAGGAAGCACTTGATATGATTATCGAGTATGCCTTAGCTGAAGATGCGTTTGAACTTCCTCAGGAAGTATATCAGCAATTTGGAGCTGATCGATGGAGCCATTGGGGTAACTCAAACACCTATGGCGGCCGTATCGACTATCCGTTGCATCAATATTTGTTGGGAGTGCAATCAAGCCTGCTTGAAGCGCTGCTTGATGGAACACGCCTGGCCCGAATTCGGGATACCGAAGTTAAATTTGGGGAAGAAAACACGATCACTATCCCTGAGCTTATGGGAACCATCACCAACGCCGTTTGGAGTGAAGTATGGGCGGCTCCGGGATCAAACATCAGCAGTAACCGCCGTGATGTACAGCGTGCATATCTGGACCTGATGATTGAGATTGTTACAGATGCTCCGTCCGATATGCCGGCAGATGCACGTTCGGTAGCCCGGGCACAATTGTCGGATCTTAACAACCGAATTACCCGGCGATTGACACCACCTTACAGCTTCGATGCTTATACCGAAGCGCATCTGCGTGAAGTGAAGGCACGGGTAGATAAAGCACTGGATGCAGGCTTAAGCCTTGAAAACTGA
- a CDS encoding SpoIIE family protein phosphatase, with amino-acid sequence MEKHRILVVDDEPDLQMLILQRFRKQIKEDEYEFFFAENGEEALEMLSESHNISLVLSDINMPRMDGLTFLTETQKLENPTFKTVIVSAYGDMDNIRTAMNRGAFDFVTKPIDFTDLNATIEKTLKEIQLIQDGIQHKKTLEAVQTDLETAARIQQKMLPQEFPPFPDRSEFSIYAEMYTAKQVGGDFYDFFMLDEHHLGFVCADVSGKGVPASLYMAVSRTTIKAIASQIQDPALCLSTVNTMLIPESDLTTFVTAFYGVMDVRTGKVQYCNGGHNLPYIVRNDGTIEEVETTEGILLGKIEPFNFETKEFTLEPGEKILLFTDGVTEATAVDGSMYEEPRLEAFLEKHSKDNINKLVRSLIVDVLKFMGKADQSDDITVLSVGYNG; translated from the coding sequence ATGGAAAAGCACAGAATATTAGTGGTTGATGATGAACCGGATCTGCAAATGTTAATTTTGCAACGGTTCCGCAAACAAATAAAAGAGGATGAATACGAATTTTTCTTTGCCGAAAACGGAGAAGAAGCCCTCGAAATGCTCAGCGAATCGCATAACATTTCCCTGGTTTTATCTGATATCAATATGCCCCGGATGGACGGGCTCACTTTTCTGACGGAGACGCAGAAACTCGAAAACCCCACGTTCAAAACCGTGATTGTTTCCGCCTATGGAGATATGGATAACATCCGCACCGCGATGAACCGGGGTGCTTTTGATTTTGTAACCAAGCCCATCGACTTCACCGACCTGAATGCCACTATCGAAAAAACGCTGAAAGAAATACAACTCATTCAGGATGGCATTCAACACAAAAAAACGCTGGAAGCCGTACAAACCGACCTGGAAACAGCGGCTCGTATTCAGCAGAAGATGCTGCCCCAGGAGTTCCCTCCCTTCCCTGACCGCTCAGAGTTTAGCATTTACGCAGAGATGTACACCGCCAAACAGGTAGGTGGTGATTTTTATGATTTCTTTATGCTGGATGAACACCACCTGGGCTTTGTATGTGCCGACGTTTCCGGCAAAGGAGTTCCGGCCTCTTTATATATGGCGGTTTCCCGGACAACCATCAAAGCGATTGCCTCACAGATTCAGGACCCTGCCCTTTGTCTTTCAACAGTTAATACCATGCTGATCCCGGAAAGTGATCTCACCACTTTTGTTACCGCTTTTTATGGGGTGATGGATGTTCGAACCGGCAAGGTGCAATATTGCAATGGCGGGCATAACCTACCTTACATCGTCCGAAATGACGGGACGATTGAAGAGGTTGAAACTACGGAAGGAATTCTGCTTGGTAAAATTGAACCCTTCAATTTTGAGACGAAAGAATTTACGCTCGAACCGGGTGAAAAAATTCTCCTCTTCACAGATGGCGTTACAGAAGCAACGGCTGTAGATGGCTCCATGTATGAAGAACCCCGCCTTGAAGCCTTTCTGGAAAAGCATAGCAAAGATAACATCAATAAACTGGTGCGCAGCCTGATTGTGGATGTGCTGAAGTTTATGGGCAAAGCCGATCAGTCGGATGATATCACGGTTCTTTCAGTTGGGTATAATGGATAG
- a CDS encoding response regulator — protein sequence MKFLVVDDEKDVEMLFRQKFRKEIRSNALELEFAFSGDEAIEILRSNHPPEVVYIFSDINMPGMSGLELLEKVKTDFPQIKVSMISAYGDQHNYDKAMESGAKAFFTKPIDFEELREEINQLIHQ from the coding sequence ATGAAATTTTTAGTGGTGGATGATGAAAAAGACGTTGAAATGCTGTTTCGTCAAAAATTCAGAAAAGAAATACGGAGCAATGCCCTGGAACTGGAATTTGCCTTTTCCGGCGATGAAGCCATCGAGATTTTGAGAAGTAATCACCCCCCCGAGGTTGTGTATATATTTTCTGATATCAACATGCCGGGTATGTCGGGACTGGAGCTGCTGGAAAAGGTGAAAACTGATTTCCCGCAAATAAAAGTAAGCATGATATCTGCCTATGGCGACCAGCATAATTACGACAAAGCCATGGAATCGGGCGCAAAGGCATTTTTTACCAAGCCCATCGATTTTGAAGAACTCAGAGAAGAAATCAACCAATTGATTCACCAATAG
- a CDS encoding two-component regulator propeller domain-containing protein: MSKKNILSFKTGIICLAASVGLVTSVHAQTEQEIKPTLLQSEAPSLRFEHTGLSDGMNQASANTIMQDSKGFLWIATQGGLHRYDGYEFKVYKQTPFDTTSLSENWVWGMDESANGDIWVTTEGGGLNRLNQATGKFTKFVHDPNDSTSISSDRAFMPFEDSRGNLWVGTFGDGLNRMPAGEDGTFIRYQHDHEDPTTIASQTVFWINEDSEGNLWAGGTNGISRIHPDTYEITRFLFDIDGREFYGAPQNVLDQYLSPDIPGALWLATGNGLVFLDSKTGDFERYLIEPNDGENVNPLNFLHQVVPDPENPNVLWVAGPGTGVARFDIVDREFTSYRNNQRDPNSLSDNFATSMYADRSGTIWVGTATRGLSAFNPGAVNFTHLKNNPDDDQTISPGIVWGVFEDSEGTLWVGTDIGSAGDILTEFDINTGKVSHYTSNPDDTTSLIFGSIRVFHEDANGRFWIGTSGGLSLFDRTTKKSTYFRHPRIDGNQGRNSLFAIVPTATDEDVFWIGSIGGLDRFNSITGEYEHIPLPQEELKTDFGPPVLSLHMAEDSMLWAGTTLGLLQITPDGIATVASTYKPTDSTTINNSQIQSITQLNNDPGTLWLATSNGGLNRFDIQTGKATHFTEEQGLSNNSLYGLLVDNNNTLWMSSNKGISNFDPATETFRNYGLDDGLMALEYSQNGYFKGNNGVMYFGSGEGVTAFVPEQLHVNEIPPQVVLSDFKIFNKPVVPGPDSPLKDALSNTQKITLPYYQNEVTFDYVALHYANPKMNTYSYQLEGFDPDWIDAGNKRSATYTNLPEGEYTFKVKAANADGVWNHEGATIGLTILPPWYRTWWAYSLGVGMLGFMVFGVDRFQRSRISKKEQERQALREAELRAEAENKRRSDTEQLSQIGRAITSTLSVNKIIDTVYENVNALMDASIFGVGIYNEEKNRLEFPATKEKGKMLSPFVNNLDEEDRLAVFCFKNKEEIIVGDYANEHTKYVKTYQAPIEGEESKSILYLPLVQQDRVIGVITTQSFKKDAYTAYHVNLLRNLATYAAIALDNASAYRKLNATLSELKDMQQQLIQQEKLASLGQLTAGIAHEIKNPLNFVNNFSDLNVELLEEARELAGDNTDLKDLLADIEANLNKIHEHGQRADSIVKSMLQHSRGGSGRKEPTQINTVVREYVNLTFHGMRAGKEPINSDIIFDLDESIDPIPLIAEDFSRVIVNLCNNAFDAMREKLKSKDQATNSKEYKAKLTVRTSSENGNVLLQIEDNGPGIPDDMRDKIMQPFFTTKKGTEGTGLGLSITNDIIKAHGGTIQVDSEKGKGTIFTINLNK, translated from the coding sequence ATGAGCAAAAAAAACATACTATCTTTTAAAACCGGCATTATTTGCCTGGCTGCTTCTGTAGGCCTGGTAACTTCTGTTCATGCCCAAACCGAACAGGAAATAAAACCCACGCTTTTACAAAGTGAAGCTCCTTCCCTGCGCTTTGAGCATACCGGGCTCAGCGATGGGATGAATCAGGCCAGTGCAAATACCATTATGCAGGATAGTAAGGGGTTTCTCTGGATTGCTACTCAGGGTGGTCTCCACCGCTACGATGGCTATGAATTTAAAGTGTACAAGCAAACTCCTTTCGATACCACGTCTCTTTCCGAGAACTGGGTTTGGGGGATGGATGAATCAGCAAACGGGGATATTTGGGTTACAACAGAAGGCGGTGGATTAAACCGACTGAATCAGGCTACAGGAAAATTCACGAAGTTCGTTCACGACCCGAATGACTCTACCAGTATTTCCAGCGACCGTGCTTTTATGCCGTTCGAAGACAGCCGGGGGAACCTGTGGGTGGGCACCTTTGGAGATGGACTGAATCGTATGCCCGCTGGTGAAGACGGCACATTCATACGGTACCAGCATGACCATGAAGATCCAACAACAATTGCAAGCCAAACTGTCTTTTGGATTAACGAAGACTCTGAAGGCAATCTTTGGGCCGGTGGCACTAATGGCATTTCAAGAATTCACCCGGATACTTATGAAATCACCCGCTTTTTGTTTGATATAGATGGCCGTGAGTTTTATGGAGCCCCTCAGAATGTTTTGGATCAATATCTCTCACCTGATATACCCGGTGCTTTGTGGCTGGCAACCGGAAATGGACTGGTATTTTTGGATAGCAAAACCGGGGACTTTGAGCGATATCTGATTGAACCCAATGACGGAGAGAACGTCAACCCGCTTAACTTTCTTCATCAGGTTGTGCCTGATCCAGAGAATCCAAATGTATTATGGGTGGCCGGCCCTGGAACAGGTGTTGCCCGCTTCGACATCGTTGACCGTGAATTCACTTCTTATCGTAACAATCAGCGAGACCCAAATAGCCTCAGCGATAATTTTGCTACATCGATGTATGCCGACCGTTCCGGAACCATCTGGGTGGGTACAGCAACCAGGGGGCTTTCCGCCTTTAATCCCGGCGCGGTAAATTTCACTCACCTGAAGAATAACCCTGATGATGACCAAACCATCTCCCCGGGTATTGTATGGGGTGTTTTTGAAGATAGCGAAGGAACTTTGTGGGTAGGAACAGATATCGGGTCTGCGGGTGATATCCTCACTGAATTCGACATCAACACCGGGAAAGTCTCTCATTATACTTCTAACCCTGATGATACCACATCATTAATATTTGGATCCATACGGGTATTCCATGAAGATGCTAATGGTCGTTTTTGGATAGGCACCAGCGGTGGGCTGAGTTTATTCGATCGCACAACTAAAAAATCTACTTATTTCCGCCACCCGCGGATTGATGGGAACCAGGGCCGAAACAGCCTTTTTGCGATCGTACCAACCGCAACTGATGAGGACGTCTTCTGGATTGGCAGCATTGGCGGGCTCGATCGCTTTAATTCAATCACCGGAGAGTATGAACATATCCCCCTTCCTCAGGAAGAATTAAAAACCGATTTCGGCCCTCCCGTTTTGAGTTTGCATATGGCTGAAGACAGCATGTTGTGGGCAGGTACTACTTTAGGTTTACTCCAAATAACACCCGACGGTATTGCAACTGTAGCTTCTACCTATAAACCTACCGATTCAACAACCATCAACAACAGTCAAATACAAAGCATAACCCAGCTGAATAATGATCCGGGTACACTTTGGCTGGCTACCTCAAATGGTGGGCTGAACCGCTTTGATATACAAACCGGCAAGGCTACGCATTTTACCGAGGAACAAGGTCTTTCTAATAATTCGCTATATGGCTTGTTGGTGGATAATAACAACACCCTTTGGATGAGCTCCAATAAAGGCATCTCTAATTTTGACCCTGCCACTGAGACGTTTAGAAATTACGGGCTCGATGACGGACTTATGGCACTGGAATATTCTCAGAACGGTTATTTCAAAGGAAATAACGGAGTTATGTATTTTGGCAGTGGCGAAGGAGTTACGGCTTTTGTTCCCGAACAGCTGCATGTGAATGAAATCCCACCTCAGGTAGTGCTTTCTGATTTTAAAATATTCAACAAACCCGTAGTGCCCGGACCTGATTCTCCGCTCAAGGATGCACTCAGTAATACTCAAAAAATTACTCTTCCCTATTACCAAAATGAAGTAACTTTTGACTATGTGGCCCTGCATTATGCCAACCCCAAAATGAATACCTACTCCTACCAACTGGAGGGATTTGACCCGGACTGGATTGATGCCGGCAACAAACGTTCGGCAACCTACACCAATCTTCCGGAAGGGGAATATACTTTTAAAGTGAAAGCAGCGAATGCGGATGGAGTCTGGAATCACGAAGGAGCCACAATTGGATTAACCATTTTACCTCCGTGGTACAGAACCTGGTGGGCCTACTCTTTAGGAGTTGGAATGCTGGGCTTTATGGTTTTTGGGGTTGATCGTTTTCAGCGCAGCCGTATTTCTAAAAAGGAACAAGAACGACAGGCACTTCGAGAAGCCGAGCTCCGGGCCGAGGCTGAAAACAAGCGCCGGTCGGATACCGAGCAGCTGAGCCAGATCGGGCGGGCCATTACCTCCACTCTTTCGGTAAACAAAATCATTGACACCGTTTACGAGAATGTGAACGCCCTGATGGATGCTTCCATTTTTGGGGTCGGAATTTATAATGAAGAAAAAAACCGACTCGAGTTCCCGGCTACCAAGGAAAAGGGAAAGATGTTATCTCCTTTTGTAAACAACCTGGACGAAGAAGACCGCCTGGCGGTTTTCTGCTTCAAGAACAAAGAGGAAATTATTGTCGGGGATTACGCCAACGAGCATACCAAGTATGTTAAAACCTATCAGGCGCCTATTGAAGGGGAAGAGTCGAAGTCTATACTCTACCTGCCGCTGGTTCAGCAAGACCGGGTGATAGGTGTTATCACCACTCAAAGCTTCAAGAAAGATGCGTACACCGCTTATCATGTGAACCTGTTGAGAAACCTGGCCACTTATGCTGCCATTGCCCTCGACAATGCTTCAGCCTATCGAAAACTGAATGCAACCTTGAGTGAGTTAAAAGACATGCAGCAACAGCTCATACAGCAGGAAAAACTGGCTTCACTTGGACAGCTTACTGCCGGTATTGCCCATGAGATTAAGAATCCGCTGAATTTCGTGAATAACTTTTCTGACTTGAATGTGGAACTGCTGGAGGAAGCTCGTGAGCTGGCCGGTGATAATACTGACTTAAAGGATCTGTTAGCCGACATTGAAGCGAACCTCAATAAAATTCATGAGCACGGACAAAGGGCTGATTCTATCGTGAAATCGATGTTGCAGCACTCGCGTGGAGGCAGCGGCAGAAAAGAGCCGACCCAGATAAATACGGTAGTCAGAGAGTATGTGAACCTGACTTTCCACGGTATGAGAGCCGGCAAGGAGCCCATCAATTCTGACATCATATTTGACCTGGATGAAAGTATAGATCCAATCCCATTAATAGCCGAAGACTTCAGTCGCGTAATCGTAAACCTGTGCAACAATGCTTTTGATGCGATGAGGGAAAAGCTGAAGTCCAAAGACCAAGCAACAAATTCTAAAGAATACAAAGCCAAGCTTACGGTGAGGACTTCATCAGAAAATGGAAACGTTTTACTTCAAATTGAAGATAACGGGCCGGGAATACCGGACGACATGAGAGACAAAATTATGCAGCCTTTCTTCACTACAAAGAAAGGAACGGAAGGTACCGGACTCGGACTCAGCATTACCAATGATATCATCAAAGCACACGGTGGCACCATTCAGGTAGATTCTGAAAAAGGTAAGGGCACAATATTTACGATCAACCTAAACAAATAG
- a CDS encoding sensor histidine kinase, which yields MNTLAIFFGLLLSVGIAENPVHQDTTLTAIEMADVTDTGRLLLSSPKFDKSWRYHPGDNPEWADPDFNDSSWHNIPPGGLRASEMPDSLWPGYGWWRIQFIADSAFYKENWNLYFYGFGAAEVYLDGKLIKNYGIFSVHPESETTFSPNTKLKESVSIEPGGIHTLAVRYSFHQAKPYQQLFGKTATDLGFTMGFSTASYNKYLSAEIDFRIFTASFTGGILLMLFLIHLMLYLKFPEDPSNPVIILVILCLLIGSLTVHSFAFIEYKTLGYILADYTWNLLCAFPFTILPFVIALLFRLKNYYQVIHFAWVFLAYALIYHFDFYLAYSALGVLFISFVLSAFLIRVAYRRKKTGLVYIAGGILASIICVIIYWLEVLGVYTLSSFLSYLNTTLAFSSIPFGLSLFISHRYGELYGTMENLVKKRTRELEESLENLQATQEQLIQQEKLASLGQLTAGIAHEIKNPLNFVNNFSELSVELIEETKEELSALSDQLSAEDKGRIKEANDNLNDIDKNLRKIHVHGTRADSIVKSMLEHSRGGSGKMEPTDLNALVKEFVNLSFHGMRASKNPINVAMDFELDDSIGEVPLIPEDFSRVIINLCNNAFDAMREKLSVGSPQLSGSEGKEYKPKLTVRTYEKNQATFIEIEDNGPGISPDIKEKILQPFFTTKKGTEGTGLGLSITNDIIKAHGGFLEVSTNQHEGTCLTIKLSPGG from the coding sequence ATGAATACTTTAGCCATATTTTTCGGGTTACTTCTTTCTGTGGGCATAGCTGAAAACCCTGTCCACCAGGACACAACTTTGACTGCTATCGAAATGGCTGATGTAACTGATACCGGCCGACTGCTTTTAAGCTCTCCCAAGTTCGATAAATCCTGGAGGTACCACCCCGGTGATAACCCGGAATGGGCTGATCCTGATTTTAATGATTCCTCATGGCATAATATCCCGCCGGGCGGGCTCCGGGCAAGCGAAATGCCGGATTCACTCTGGCCGGGTTACGGATGGTGGAGAATTCAGTTTATTGCCGACAGTGCTTTCTATAAAGAAAACTGGAACCTTTATTTTTACGGATTTGGAGCCGCTGAGGTCTATCTGGATGGGAAACTCATAAAAAATTATGGAATCTTCTCGGTTCATCCTGAAAGCGAAACCACTTTTTCACCAAACACTAAGCTCAAAGAGTCTGTCAGTATTGAACCCGGAGGGATACACACATTGGCCGTCAGATACTCATTCCACCAGGCAAAACCATATCAACAGTTATTTGGAAAGACAGCTACAGATTTGGGTTTTACTATGGGTTTTTCCACTGCTTCCTACAATAAGTACTTATCTGCCGAAATTGATTTTAGAATATTTACGGCTTCTTTTACCGGAGGCATTTTATTGATGCTATTTCTAATTCATTTAATGCTCTACCTGAAGTTTCCTGAAGACCCCTCCAACCCTGTAATCATACTCGTCATTTTATGTTTACTTATAGGAAGCCTGACTGTGCACAGTTTTGCTTTCATTGAGTACAAGACATTAGGCTATATTCTTGCAGATTATACCTGGAACCTGTTATGCGCATTTCCATTTACCATTCTTCCTTTTGTGATAGCCCTGCTGTTCCGGTTAAAGAACTACTACCAGGTAATTCATTTTGCCTGGGTTTTTCTGGCTTATGCACTGATTTATCATTTTGATTTTTACCTGGCTTATTCAGCACTGGGTGTTTTATTTATATCGTTTGTATTGAGTGCCTTCCTGATCCGAGTTGCATATCGCAGAAAAAAAACCGGGCTGGTTTATATTGCAGGCGGAATATTAGCGTCTATCATTTGTGTGATCATTTATTGGCTGGAAGTTTTAGGAGTATATACCCTTTCAAGCTTCTTGTCTTATTTAAATACGACATTAGCATTTTCCTCCATCCCTTTTGGTTTAAGCCTGTTTATCTCCCATCGATATGGCGAATTATATGGCACTATGGAAAATCTTGTCAAAAAACGAACCAGGGAATTGGAAGAAAGTCTTGAAAACCTGCAGGCTACACAAGAACAGCTTATACAGCAGGAAAAACTGGCTTCCCTTGGACAACTCACCGCCGGCATTGCCCACGAGATTAAGAACCCGCTGAATTTTGTGAATAATTTTTCGGAGTTGAGTGTGGAGTTGATAGAAGAGACAAAAGAGGAGCTTTCAGCTCTCAGCGATCAGCTTTCAGCGGAGGATAAAGGGCGTATTAAGGAGGCCAATGATAACCTGAATGATATTGACAAGAATCTCCGCAAAATTCATGTACACGGTACACGGGCTGATTCTATCGTCAAATCAATGCTGGAGCATAGCCGGGGTGGTTCCGGAAAGATGGAGCCTACGGATTTGAATGCATTGGTTAAAGAATTTGTAAATCTCTCCTTCCATGGTATGAGGGCAAGCAAGAATCCCATAAACGTAGCTATGGATTTTGAGCTGGATGATTCGATCGGAGAAGTACCGCTGATTCCTGAAGATTTTAGCCGGGTGATAATCAATTTGTGTAATAATGCCTTTGATGCGATGAGGGAAAAGCTGTCAGTTGGCAGCCCACAGCTTTCAGGAAGTGAGGGTAAAGAATATAAGCCAAAGCTGACGGTGAGGACCTATGAGAAGAATCAAGCAACTTTCATAGAAATTGAGGATAATGGTCCGGGTATTTCACCAGATATAAAGGAAAAGATTCTTCAGCCTTTTTTCACGACAAAGAAGGGCACCGAAGGTACGGGGTTGGGGTTAAGCATTACCAACGACATTATTAAAGCACACGGTGGTTTTTTAGAAGTTTCCACTAACCAACATGAGGGTACATGTCTCACCATTAAATTATCCCCGGGGGGATAA